CGAGCGTCACGCCGCTCGCCAGACTGGCGGACGGGGCCGAGCTGCGGATGGATTTGCTCCGGGCCGCACCCTCGATCACGTTCCaccggtcgtcgtcgtcctccggCGGCCGGTCCAGGCTGATGTCACGCTCGGTCACGAACCGGTTGACGCTgtagctgctgccgccgccgggCATCGTGCCGTGGGCCGACGATGCACCGCCGCTAAAGCTGCACGTTGCCATCGGGCGCCAGATTTTCGTTAGGTTCGGTGCGTACGCATCCACGTTATCGGTGCCCTGTGAAGAGGGAGaagaggagagagagggaaaccGCACGTTAGTAAAAGGATGTACCACAGCTCAGGTTTGCCTGTAATCCCCTATCACGCTCACAAAGTTTGAAGTACAGAATTGAGAAACGGGGACAATGGCAGTGAAAACCTCaatatttgcataaaattgatttataaAGTACGATGTAGCGGCTCTTGCCGGGGATTCAGATCGAGTGCGGCCGAAGGGGGTAGTAAATTGAATGTTGGGAAAGTTTTACAACCGATTGATCCGAACCTGGTTCGAAAGACGGACCAGAAAGGGCCCCAGTCGGGATATTCATTAGTTTCGGAAACTAACATCGTAACATGCACAGGTCAATCCGATCTGGCTGACCAATATCGCCGCTTCGTGCTTGCTGAGCTCCCCTACAAGGGTTCTAATTTATTCATCCCTCACATTGAAACTTACCGGTATGGGCGTGTTGCGGGCGCTCCAGCACAGCGGCTTGAACGCACCCTTCCGCACGACGTACTGGAAGTCGTTGAAGTTCACGCGCCAATCGTACGTGAGCAGCCGTTCCTCCAGCGTCATGCCCGCAATCTCCGCCGGCGACGCGATCCGGATCGGGTTCGTACCGGCCGCCAGCTCGTTGATGCCGACCGCCCGCAGCACCGTCGGCAGGCTCGGTATCGAGTGGCAGCTCGTCAGCTCCTTCTGGCGCGGATAGTACAGGCTCAGCACCAGGCAGGTTTCGTCACGCGACGAATAGCCGCCGAGCGCGATCTGCTTCCTGCCCGTGCTGTCGTACGTGCATTCCGCGATCAACCGGTCGCCCGGCAGCGCCTTTACCGGCGTGTGCAGCCGGCGGTACTCCTGGTAGTTGGCGTCCACGTTGCCGTCGTGCGCGATCGGCGTCAGCTCTTCCCGCGAGCGCACCTGGCGGAACCGGATCTGCCGGCCCATGCCGTTCGTTTGCATCATCACCGCGAAGATGTTGATGCCGGGCCGGGGAAACGCCCGCTGCGTGCACTCCTCGATGCAGTGGCCCTCGGACAGGACCCGATCCTGGCCGGGCGGGATGATGTGCCGCCAGTTCGGCTGCATGCCGACGGACAGGACGCCCGCGTCGTGCTTGCGCAGCGTGGTCGTGTAGTAGAGCCGCAGGCCCGAGTTGTCGACGCGTGGCGTCAGGTCGACCGAGTTGCTCTGGAACCCGGTGTAGTGCGTTTCCATCATGTAGAAGCGGGCCTGGTACGAGTCGAGCGGGTAGCCGGCCTCGAGCGGATAGGTGAAACCCTGCGAACGGTGGACGGGAGAAGAGCGGAGAAGAGACGAGACCAATCAGTTACAATGTACGCTCGGGGGAAATTGGCTGGTGCCACACCTCGGCGAGTTGCTTAACGCGTCACACTGCGGGACGCCTGCAGGCAACATCATGCTCGAGAGTGGTGCTTTCTAGGTATCTGTCCTTCAATCAGCCGCGAGAAGACATGAAAGCAGTCTCTTGCTTGcgtaaccaaaaaaaaaacggcccgCAGGCGCTTCGGCAATCAATCGCTCGCGCGCTCAGCTCCAAAGCGGAGCAATTATTAACTGCTTAAGaggtttgattgattttgttgtctgttttcttttttgttgcttcattGCCCAGAAGgggttttaaattgtttacgCTTTATCTGCTGCTCGAATAGGTATGATGAAACGTTTGCTTTGGAGGTTAGCAGAGAGTGAGACAGTGATTCACAATTCCCTCAGTAGCACCTGGGGTTTGCTCGTTCACCACCACTGTGACATCAAAATGAGCAGTTTACACAAAAAATTACATTGAATTCCCTGTTTAACATCTCGCGTCGACTGTCAAACGCCGTTCCATAAATTCAATCTTTTGACCTGACACTTACCTCTGAACCGCGGGACCACGCAGCGACGATCGAGTTGCACGTCAGCAGCTCCTTCTCCGCCTCCATGCACGAGCGGCCAAACTCGCGCGACATAATCTCCAGCTCCGGAGTCGAGCCCTGACACTCGTACAGCACGATGTGTCTCAGATGGGGAATGTTTGACCGTGACTCAATTACTGGCTCATACTGTGGAGTAAAAAGAAGCGAAAACCCGACATTAACTACTGAACGGCTTGATCCAAACCAGAGAGAAGTGACTTCTACAAACACTTACCCGAATAACGTGGTGCTTTCGCACGAACTGGTCCAGCTTGAACATCGTACACCAGCGCAGATTATCGTCCGTCTGCGGTATCGGGACGTCCTTGTTCTTCAGCTCGATCGTGCGCGTCCGCGAGTCCAGCTCGATCGGCACCTGATTGACGCGCTGCGTCAGAAAGATCGGCACCGAGTCCTTGAACGCTTCGGTCGGGTCGGGCAGTGTGCCCATCGCCTGCGAACCATTCCTCGGCTCACTGTTGTGGTACATGTAGATGATACGAATGGTGTCATTCTGTTTGGattgagagagaaagaaagagaaaaataaaaccagtGTCATTAATATTTCAGCTCAATTCAAAGTGCACCGGCAGGGTTACACGCTACAGAGTGGCGCCATCTGGTGACAAGAGTTCATCAAACCTTTTCCACCCAAACGGCGCACCCGGCACAGCACACATTCGCAGCTCAATTATCGGCTTTATTCAgatgtaaatttatttaaatcctCTACCTATACCAGGGAAAGAAATCGTTTCCAGAGCACCCGGATTGCCTGCTGAAGTGGGAAGGATGCCGGTACAACCCGTGCTCCAATGAACCGAAACCCCTAAACCTCCGAAAAAAGAGGAGTTCTCAGGCATTCTGATGCCGGAGGGTTACACTTTTTTTGCGCGCTGTAAAAGCAAACACTGATGAGAATTTTATGATCTCCCATCCAACATCCCGACCGAGGTGATACCGATGTGGCAACATTGGAAATACTGTCCAGCAAAGAAATCAAGCAAGCAAGTAGTAATGGCGTTGGCGTTGGAGTTGATGCTGAATGATGCATTCTCGCGCCGTCCAAACCAATCCTGCGCTCGGGATGGAATGGGCGCGCGCGGGAGTGGCCCTTAAGCGATTTATAATTTGAATTTGCATTCATAACAGTGCGCACAATTTTTGCCATTTGCATAAATTCATCATCGTCTCGGCTGAGGTTGAGGTTTACCCAGGGAACTTCAGCGAACCAACGAATGGTTGGGATTTGAAACAAAGGAGCAacctaacacacacaaaaaaaagtgatAAAGTTACACTCGATTTCTTTTCCTGCTTTTGCCTCCGGCGCCTTCGGGCGGAGTGTTTGAAGGAGTTTtgccaacttttttttttcgacgaaGGAGATTTATTCTCTCTGTGCCGTCAACAGAAAAAAGTAACAATCGCAAGCAATAATTCAACGTCATAAAGCGCAGGTGAAACTACATCAGCATAACAATTAGCCAGCTGTTGTGTGTGGCGGAATGCTCAATAATACACGTCTTGAAGTTTGCGTTTTGCAGTGAAAGAATCTTTCCGACTGTGGAACTCCCCTTCTGAGCACTCTTCCCAGCAATCCTATACATCTCCAAGGCGTGGCGGGAAGGCTAGCGACAAATTAATGCAAATTCCTGACCAATTCCAGGCGACATTCATCGGCTGTAGTAGCATTGGAGCTCATTCCGTGTGGGGAGCATTCCAACCGAGACCCCccgcttcttcttctaccaAACTTACCGTAATCGGCACATCTTGGGCCGTATCGCACGTATCGAGCTTCCGGCGGAACCGCAGCACCGTGTGGGTTGCATTCTCGTACCCGAGCAGCAGTACGTAGTCCTGCGACGAGTCGACATGTGGTTCGCCGTTACTGTTCTGCTTAAAGTGTCGATCCTGTAAATAAAGCGGGAAAGAGTGTAGAAGAAGGTCGTTAGTATATTGTGCTTTGCCTTAAGGAATTGCTTAATAAAGTATggttgaataaattaaaacccAACCCGGACGACGGTGCTGTTGGTACGCCGGGGGTTTTTTCGGACTTACGGGACGACGtataaattatgaaaatcAAGCAccccaaccaaaaaaaaaaacacagcgaGCAAAGCAAGGCTTCGTCAAACAGGTGGTCGTCCACTAACAGGGGTCCTCCCAAACTAGGTCTCGTGTCGCAACAGTGGAAATCGCAACAGTGCCGGGAACCGGTGGTGTTAATTATTTCACACCttgatgcacacacaaacatacatacatacaaaacCTTCAGGCGCGTATGTTTTTCGTCCCTTTTGGCCGGTTTGGAGTAATGGAGTCTCCCTCCAAGAGGAGCTAAGCGTCCCCTCGTGAAGAGGGTCACTTCACACCTTAACGGATGGTTTGCAGCGTGGGAGATAATATATCTATTTCGCAAATAAGGTTtcccgttttttgtttgcatgtctTAAGGTGAGAAGCGTTTGTTGCTTCTCGAAATGAGTGTGAGCTGCTCATTAGCAACTTGGCTTGGTCGTGACGTTTGCATACTGTGACATCAACgacgtatttttttcttctgtcctCTTTTTCCATATGATTTATTGggcaaataaaatgaaaagccGGCGCGCTTGTTTTTAAAGAATCGCCCCACTTACGTCAGCTAATGCACGTCTCTGCTGACTGTTCTCGATCGACTCACAGATGGGAACACATCGAATGAAGGCTTATCGTGCCGCCAGCAGgcgacagcagcaacatcacacCGGGATTAAAAAGTAATTAACTTGCCCCTAGACGCGCCCGGGCGTACGATCCTAGGGCAACATTCTTAGCACAGAACCAGAATTTGAAAGGCCCTGGCGACATGGCGAACGGCGGCGACTGGCCGATGCTAACCTGAATTTGAAAATCCCGTACATCTAAGCCACTGCCACAGGTCATGTCGTCAAGATGTCGGGACGGTAGGTGatagtgaaatatttttccacGTTCCGTTGCTCTCTGTGCTtcacttctctctctctctccctttttctcAATCCCCGGAAGTTCAGtatgagtttgtgtgtgtgtttttagaaACGAAGAAACAAGTTCACCCAAAAACAAATCCCCATACAGCGTCACCGTTCAAGTTTTCTAAGCCAAACTATCCAACGACTTGTGGTGGCTATTCCCGCTATCAGCATGGGACAAGATTAATTGGCTTTTCGGCACCGCAAGAAGGGCGTATGGAGGTGGTTTTCGTGCAAAAATGTTAACACAAAATGTAGGCTAATTTCACTTCCTTCTCCGGTTGATGACGGTGTGCGAAGGAGAAACAAACACTGGG
This genomic interval from Anopheles merus strain MAF chromosome 3L, AmerM5.1, whole genome shotgun sequence contains the following:
- the LOC121599278 gene encoding MOXD1 homolog 2-like gives rise to the protein MCCYPTKVLLVVVGFLSAVAAAAHWDHAVDLDENYRLLWSLSQQDITFEVQARTSGYVGLGFSTDGTIYGADIIIGWVENGQVHFQDRHFKQNSNGEPHVDSSQDYVLLLGYENATHTVLRFRRKLDTCDTAQDVPITNDTIRIIYMYHNSEPRNGSQAMGTLPDPTEAFKDSVPIFLTQRVNQVPIELDSRTRTIELKNKDVPIPQTDDNLRWCTMFKLDQFVRKHHVIRYEPVIESRSNIPHLRHIVLYECQGSTPELEIMSREFGRSCMEAEKELLTCNSIVAAWSRGSEGFTYPLEAGYPLDSYQARFYMMETHYTGFQSNSVDLTPRVDNSGLRLYYTTTLRKHDAGVLSVGMQPNWRHIIPPGQDRVLSEGHCIEECTQRAFPRPGINIFAVMMQTNGMGRQIRFRQVRSREELTPIAHDGNVDANYQEYRRLHTPVKALPGDRLIAECTYDSTGRKQIALGGYSSRDETCLVLSLYYPRQKELTSCHSIPSLPTVLRAVGINELAAGTNPIRIASPAEIAGMTLEERLLTYDWRVNFNDFQYVVRKGAFKPLCWSARNTPIPGTDNVDAYAPNLTKIWRPMATCSFSGGASSAHGTMPGGGSSYSVNRFVTERDISLDRPPEDDDDRWNVIEGAARSKSIRSSAPSASLASGVTLAVAVSRLVLFVIFLNTVRLL